TAGTTTCCAAAACAATTCTTTTCAAGGGGTTGACAATGCGTCTTAGCATCGTAATCTCTCTTCTTAACACTGAGATCTTTCTTGCAGCAGATTTCTTTTCATCAAATACACCCTCCTCAATTTCATCTAAATTAGCTACAATCTTTCGTAAAGTGTGCAACAAATCGTCTACTAGTACATCAATTATTTCATGCAGTAACATACCAGTTGATTTGCCTAGTAGTCGTTTTTTTCTCTCTGGATCAAAATCACCCTTGCAGATATTTACCAGATCAAGTAATGGTTTCAAATCTCCTTGATGGACAGTAATCAAAAAATTTTTTCCCAAAAATACAGAGAGCTGACTGTACTTGGGCATGAATTGACTTGATGCCAATGGAGGAAAATGAAGTATTAGAAAAACATGCTCAGAATAACTATCAAGCTTTGGTAATTCAAATTTTGTTAGACAATCTTCAATATTTAGCGAGTTTAGGTTATACTGTTTTGCTAATTTTTCAACATATGCCCTATCTGGGTTTTGCAAGTCTATCCAGGTAAATTTTTCACTTTCTACAGTTTCTACCTTCTGTTCTGTTCCAATATTCTCAGATAGTTTCTTACCCGAACGTAATTTTTTTGTAATAAACTCTCGTTTCAAATCGTCACATTTGCAGCCACTTCAAATAAAAATCTGTGCGTCATATTTACGCACTAAATCATAAAAATCATTTACACAATGAAATTAGTTATTCTATAGCCAAGGAAGGAAATAATTTACTCCGACCCATGTAACTGCTGCTGCAATTCCCATGCCTATCCACCAACCTTTGGATTTCATATTTTTAATACTGTTTTACTCAATAATAAATCTAAAGATAATTTTCTGAATCAAAAATCAAAGATTATTACTGGAAAGCCTGAATTGATGAACGTGGCCCTCGTAGTATAGTGGTTAGTATAGGGGACTGTGGATCCCCGGACAGGAGTTCGATTCCCCTCGAGGGCCCTCAAATAATTATCAGGTATTTTCTGAAATCAGTATTTATCTAAAATATTCCGTACTTGCTAGATTCCATCTCTTCTTTAATTGCTAACTTGAATCGTGGAATCTTATTTTCAATTTTTTGAGTTAACCAAGTTAAGAATTTTTTATCAACCCCTTTGCCTTTTAATCTACTAAAGTCATCTCCCATTTGTACTGCCAATTTGTTGACCACTTCTCTGTTTACACTTACAACAAAGAAATGCCAGCCAAAGGCAAATTCTGAATCTGTAATGACAAATTCATCCTCTCCATGAACCATTTCTTCCAGTAATGATAGAGTGGATGTTATTTGCTTGCTAGTTTTGTCATAATCGATTGCAGAAACATTGATGTTGATTCTTTCTTGCATATTTGAATAATACCTCTTACAAAATAAAAGGATTACAGCTATTTTTTCAACAAGTGTTCAATCTCAATATTGAAGAAATTTCGCAATATACCAATATACGTTTTAATTGATTCTGGGATTTCATCCCCACACGCAACTCCTAAATTTTTTGCATTAATCCAAATCACCAATGATTGAATAATTGTCAAAAATCTATCATTTTCAGATTCGGGACCGCTAATTGCTTTGGTGTATCTTTCAGCAAATTCCCATGCTGTAACAAAGTCGACACACTTTACACCAAAAATTGCCAATAGCTGCTCCTGCAAATCCGTTGTCTTTTTGAATGGGGTTTGGTTGATTATGTAGGGAAACTGGACTTTTTCTGGTAGACACTCAGGTAAGGGACTCCAAATTGTAATAATTCTACAATTATTTAATGAAACAAACTTTTTCATCATTTTTTCAATAATTGCTTCATCAGTGAACCAAAATAGGATTACAGTAGCATCAGAAATATCTGATTCTGTAATGTCTTGACAAAATAAATCACAATCTACTCTTTTCTCTGCTTGTAAAATTTTTTCTTTATTGGTATCTATCCCAACGGCTTTTCTTACATTAAATTCCTTTATTGCAATTTCAAGTCCTTGTCCTGTCCCGCATCCCAAATGATAAAAAACATCCTTTTCTGATAATTCAGCAAATCTAAAGATGTCTCTTAAGGAATTTGTAGGAAGCTCTACGTCTTCCCCAGAGATAATTTCTTGGGGCAATGATTTTAGATAATCTTCAATTTTCATTGACAAGAATAATCATCAAAGAAATTTATTCTCTTATTCCTTCCAGCTTTGATACTGCCTGCCAAAGTGTTACACGAACATATGATGGCATGTTAGGATCTTGTGTAATATCATCTAGCATACTGATTGCATTGGCTGCCCTAACTGACATGGAATACTCTTTATTTCCTAAATCTGCTAATAGATCAGTGATATTTTTTTTAATGGTCTTTGGAGTTGAGGGGTTCGACGCTATTTGATTAAGAGTATCTATTGCTTCCTTCAATGATTCTTTATTTTGATCGTTGCTTGCCATAACTCCTCTTTAGTATCTCTGATATTATACCTCAACAAATACATCGTCTGATTCTACTACAACTTTGTAAGTGCCCAAATTTCTGATTTTAGCTGGAAATTTTTCTAGATTGCCATTTTTACAATTAAACTGTGCTCCATGCCATCCGCAAGTTACTGTCGAGCCCTCAATTTTTCCTTCAGACAAACTGGCCCCTGCATGAGTACAGGTATCATCTACTGCAAAATACTCGCCATCCAAATTAGTTACAAGAATATCTTTACCATCAATCGATACTTTACAGAGCTTACCTGGGGTGATGTCTGATACTTTACCCGCAATAATCTTACCCATGGGCGATCTCAATTAACTATTCTTAATAATTTTTCTACTTGAATCTCTTCATGCAAGTACTAAATGCCCTAAAATCTGATAAAAAGGATGTAATCAAATTTTGCAAGAATACCTTTTCTTGGGGTGATTATATCTCTGAAATATGGGATTATTGGTATTTAGAGGGTAATCTGTTTGTAGTACGTGAAAATAATTCTCCAGTAGCATTATCTCATGCATCTATCTCAAAAAAGGACCAGCAAGTATGGATTGAAGGCATAAGAGTAAATCCAAACTTTCGCAGGAAAGGCTATGCATCATCGCTTATACAACATTCTGAAAACCAAGCAATAAAAAATGATTGCTTAAGTTCTTTTATGTTAATTGAAACAAATAACAAAAACTCTTTGGAATTATCTAAAAAGCTTGGATATGTCATTAAAGAAACGTGGAATTTTTTTTCATTATTACCAGAAAAATCAATTGCTTCTCAGATTGAATTTACTAAAACCAATACTAAAGTTTTTGACTTGATGAGATCCCTAGAACTTTTCTATGTAGACTCTTGGCGGTGGTATCCATTAAATGATCAGCAATTATCACTACTAGTTGAAAACCAACAGATAATTTACTACAATGATAATGATGAATACTCCGTTGCTGTAATTACATCTTCAAAGCATTTTGCCAAAACGATGATCGTTACTTTGCTCTTCGGAAATGATTTGGGAATTAAAAAACTTCTTGACTATTCAAAACATTTGGCTAATTTACAGAATTTTAAGCGCATACAAGTTCTAACAAAATTAAATAAAATTAATGATTCACAAGACATTATCAAAAAATTATCTTTTTACTTGATGTGGAAAAAACTTGAATGATTAATCATAAAATTTTATTGTGTTAGTTATCATTCCTAAATTCTCAATCTCCATTTCAATTTTGTCTCCATCTTTTAGATAATCAAATTTTGAGCTGTTTAAAGCAACACCAGCAGGAGTGCCAGTCGAAATAATGTCTCCTTTTTCCAATGTCATTACTTTGCTTAATTTTGAAATGATTTCTGGAATTTGAATTGACATCTTTGATGTGTTTGAATCCTGCCTGGTTTCACCATTAACTTTTGTCTTGAGCCATAGATTTTGTGGATCTTTGATTTCATCTTGCGTGGTAATCCATGGACCACACGGCGCAAATGTATCAAATCCCTTTGCCCTTGTGAATTGTTTGTCTTTAAATTGAATATCTCTTGCAGAAACGTCATTTAAAATCATGTAACCGAAAACTGAATTCATGGCTTCTTTCACATCAAGGTCTTTCGATTTTTTGCCAATAATTATCGCTAGTTCTATCTCGTAATCCAACTGGGTAACAAAATTTGGGCAAACAATTTCAGAATCTGTAGAATTGATAGCTGTTCTAGGCTTAATTACAATTGCCGGGTCTGTTGGAGGAGTAAGTCCTTGTTCTTTTGCATGATCAGAGTAATTGAATGCAAGACAAATGATCTTTGAAGGATTAGGGATTGGCGCTAAAACCTTGAATTTAGATAGTGATTCATCATATGGCAGGCTATCAAATTTTTCTCTAATCTCTTCATACCACCCATCAAAAAGAAAATCCTTGATACTAATAGGAATTGGAATTCCCGTGGCATAAGTAATCTCTTCTTTGGTAGCTACTTTGTCATTTTTGATAATACCATAAGTTTCCTTTTCTCCATTCAGTAATCGTGCTATCTTCAAATTAATCACTTGTGGGTAAAAATTGCTTGATTTTGCGAGTCTTTCCTACAGTATCCAAATCGCATAAATTGTATTTTTGCATCTTCTTTTAGTTCTAGGAAATATGACTCTGTATAAACTTCTAACTCTTCTAAACTGTCTTCATTATACGTCTCTTCGATGAATAATTGTTTTGGGATGAGGATTTTTATTTTATGTACATTTTTTTCTGGAATCCATTGTGCTTTTGGAAAATCAACATCCATGTTATCATCAGTATATTCTGCAATAATTTCTGGAGAATTATTAACAATTTTGATGTTACCTAGTCCCATCAATCGCAAATGTGAATTTACTTCAAGATTGTTTTCAGCTTGTACTTCGACCAAAACGTTTTCTTCAACTTCTATTCTTCTTTTACCTAGATCTTTTGTTGGGTGATTTGGAACTTCCACGTGTTTTGAAGGGAGTTTTTTTATTGTTATCTTCTTTGGATTTTGTATCATAAACAATCTGATGCTTTCCCCATCGATAATTTTCCTGTTGAATGATTCTAAAGCATCAAACGGTGCCAGAGTGTCTGATTTGGTAAATCCTAGCGATAAGATGAATTTTCTTATTGCTTGCGGTGTGATGCCTCTTTTTTTCATAGCCTCTAGCGTGGGTAGTCTTGGGTCGTCATATGATGCAATTTTTCCCTCCTCGATTAGTGGCCTTAGGACTCTTTTTGAGACTGGCATTCCTTTAAATTCCAAGCGTGAAAATTCTCCCATCTTTGGCTTGCGCATTTTTAATGCATCAAGAATTGCATCATACAACTCGTTTCGCAGTTCATATTCTTTTGATCTAAATGCGTGGGTGACTCCGTCTATACTATCCTCAATTGCTACTGCAAAATCATAGCTTGGCCAAACTCTATATTTTTCCCCTAAAAGCGGATGTTTTCCCTCAATAATTCTAAAAAGTACTGGATCTCGCATAACCGTATTCTCTGAATTCATGTCTCCACGAAATCTTACTATTGCTTCTCCGGGCTTGTACTTTTCAAACATTTTATTCCATCTTTCATTATTTTGTTTCAAGTCACCTTTACTGCATTTACATGCCTTCATCTCTCTTCGATTTTTACTGATATCGTCTCTCTTACACGTGCAGACATAGGCATTATCAGATTTGATTATTTGCATGCCTTTTTCATACAATAATTCCATATCATCAGAAGTGTTTTTTACCACATCATAATGAATTCCAAGCCATTCTAATCCCACTTTGATTGCCGCGTAATATTCTAGTCTCTCACTTTCTGGATTGGTATCGTCCATTCTGAGAATTTTTTTTCCGCCATACTTGTTTACGTATTCTTCATTGATTATTGCAGCTTTTGCATGTCCTATGTGGGGATATCCATTTGGCTCAGGAGGAAATCTCGTCACAACCTTTCCATTTTCAGCTCCCTCTAGAGGAGGTAATCCTTGTTCTTCCTTGGCTTGTTTCTCTTTTGGTTCTAAAATATCTGGAAACAATGATTCAATCTCTGATCTTTGCTCTTCAAGTGAAAGCTTGTTAATCTCATTTACAATTTCTGAAATTTCTGAAATGATCTCTTTTGCTTTACTTCGATATTCTGGTTTTGTTCCTAGTATTTTTGATAAGACAATTTTGTCTTGAGTCTTTCCATCATGCTCAAAGGCATTTTGTAAGGCAAATTTACGAATATCATTTTTTAACTGATCATCCAAATTACAGACTCCTTTTTACAACAAAATCTAACAATGAGATGAGTTCATCCTTTGAAAGTCCTGAATATGTTCTCAAAGATTTTTTTGCAAGCTGTGCATATCTTAGGGCTTGGGCTCTTACAGTTTTCTCAATTCCTAATGAACGGATGATCTTCACAGAATTTTCAAGCTCTTTTTTTGTAGTTTTTGGATTTCCAAATGCCTTTAGTATTGCTGTCTTGTCTTTTCCCTTTGCTTTTTTAATTGCAAGTAAAATCGGTAATGATTTTTTTCCTTCCCTTAAATCATTACCGACTGGTTTTTTTGTAATTTTGGGATCACCCATTATGCCAATCAGATCATCAGTAATTTGAAATGCAATTCCAAGATTTTTTCCAAATGATGACAAATTCTTGATGTCCTTGCTCTTTCCCTTTGCACATATTGCACCCATTGAACATGATACATCAAATAGCGCAGCCGTTTTCTTCCCAATCATTTTAATATATTCAGCTTCTGAAGGAATTTTTTTACTACTTGCCATTCCAATGTCTAGTAATTGACCTTCACAAACATCGACACAGGCTTTTGCTAATCTTGCAACAAGTTTTGATGAAATCTCTGGTGAAAGATTTGATGTAGAAATTAACTGATAAGCTTTTGAAAATAATACGTCTCCAGCTAAAATTGCAATCGGCATACCAAATTTATTATGAACTGTTGGAACTCCATGCCTCATTTCATCATTATCCATTATGTCATCATGAACAAGTGTGAAATTGTGTATCATTTCCACAGCTGCTGCAGCTGGCAATGCTTCAGAATCTTTGCCCTTTAGAATTTGAGAACTCTTCATGACCATAAATGGTCTAAGTCTTTTTCCTCCATTTACTATGAGGTGTCCTGCAGCGTTATAGAGTAACTTTGGTTCTCCTTTTAGCTTTGTTTTTAGGTATTTGTTTACATTTTTTGCATTATTTTTCATTGATTTCTCGTTCAATCACTTACATGCCTCCAATTGTTGTCTGGAAGATGAAGTTTAATTGCCTTTTCTAATATTTCTCTGATTTCTTTTTGTGTCCAATCCTTAAAAATTTCATTGAATTTTTGTAATGCATCTTTTTTTGATAATGGTATGAGGTAAAGTGCAATAAGCATCCAAGGGCAGTATATCTTTGCATTATCTTTCAATTCAAAGATTAATTCTTTCGGTGTAATCCATTTCAATTCGCTAATTTCATCATCCACCAAACTAAATTTTGCATTTTTATCTACAATCCCAATTAGCGTCCCACACATTTCATTCTCCGAACCTATGTCCTTGTAAGGCACATGGTATTCAAATTTGAAAAGATAATACATCTTACACGGTATGCCAACCTCTTCAGGCATTCGTCTTTCAGCTGATGAGATGTAGGTCTCTGATTCTCTTGGGTGACTAGCTACTGTGCCGTCCCAATCTCCAGGCCATAACATCTTACTAGAACTGCGTCTGGTGAGTAGTAGTCTTCCCTCTTTATCAAAAAGTAGCGCAGTAAATGCCCTGTGTAACTTGCCATTTGGTAGATGACACTTTACTTTTTCTTCCTTTCCAACAGGATTATCATTTTTGTCGACTAGTATGACATATTCTTCCATTTTATTTACCTCGAAACAACGTGCCCTCAAATTTCTTTCCATTTACGGCCTTGACTATTCTTTCAGGTTTGTTGCCATTTACAAAAAATACATCTAATCCAAATCCTGAAATTTTTGTTGCTTCCTGCACTTTTCTAGTCATGCCGCCTGTAACATCCATTGAATTCTCTGTTATGGATAGTTTTTGATTTTTTACCTCATGAATTAATTTCTTAGATTTTAGGTCCGAATACAATCCATCCTCATTTAAAACAAAAATACTTAATCTTGGTTTTAGTATTTTTGCAAAGATCGTCATAATTTTATCACCTGACAAAATGAATGATTTTTTATTCCCGTACCATAACGCATCACCAAATGTTACTGGAATAAGATTGGATTTAGAAATTTTTTCAATCTCATGAATCTTTTTGGATATTGGTTTATTGCCAAACATAAAATCTGTTGGAGGGATTGAATATGGATTTAATTTATTTTTTAAAAATGAGTCAAGTATAATCTTGTCTAATTCAATCATTGAATTTTTTACTATTGAAACACCTCTGGGACTGTAAGATGCCGGCTTTGTGTGCATATCGAATTTGACTGACCAGTAATGCCCAAACGAACCTCCGCCATGAACTACGATTATTGGCTCATGAATTTTTTTGATATTTTTTATGATCTTATCTATTACTTTTGGTTTAGGGGAAAGAGGTTTTTCTTTATTAGTGATAATTGAACCGCCTAGCTTTATCAGGATCATGTATGTTTGAACAAAATAGGGAATTAAAAAGTATTCAATCCTTCAACCCCAATTTTTGTAGTAAAGCATTCGTATTTTTCTTGCTTTAAATTTTGTAGGGTTTCATTGATATTAGAATCATTTACCAATGCAATAATGCATCCCCCGCCTCCTGCTCCAGTGATTTTTGCTCCAAATGATGATCTCTCTGCAATTGCAATCATTGCTTGTAGTTTTTCATTTGATACTCCGATCTTTTCTAAATACATTTGATTTTCATTCATACATTTTCCAAGACTCACAATGTCATTATTCATAATTGACTCCTGTGCTTTTTGAATTAGTTTTGATTCTTGATTACACAGCTCTGAAAATTCAACATTATTTTTTTTCCTAAATTCATTTACTTTTGTTACAACTTTACTTGTTGAATGAATGATCGTTGAGTTGGCAATTACTAGACTAAAACTAATTTTTGATTTAATAGGGTGAAATTCGCCCATATCATACTCTATAATTCCTCCATGTGCGCTGATTGTGGTATCTGCTCCTGATGCTCTTTCAAATACAGTTTTTTCTGCATCTATAGATAGCTGAACGATTTTCTCTTTTGAAAGTTTTGAGAAAAGTGCAGAAATCGAACCTGCTGCTGCAACACAGCATGCAGAGGATGAACCCAATCCTACCCCTGATGGTATTTCTGAATTAATTTCGATACTTATTCCTGCATTGTGATTAAATTCTTCCATCATCTTCTTTGCTATGAAAATAAACGGCTTAAACGATGATTTGATTTTCGAAATAGGCTCTGAAGAGTTAACTGAAATTTGTCCTAAATCTGATTTTACGATTATCTTTTTATCACTAATTATTTCGGAAGAAACTGTCACTCGCTTATCTATGGAGCATAATATTGCTTTTGTTCCATGTACGACAAAATGTTCTCCAAAAAGAATGACTTTTCCTGGGGCTGAAGCTGTTGATTTCAAGAAAAAACTATCGACCCATATCCTACTACAGAACTCTTTTCTCCAGTGATATCTCCACTTGTTGCATATTTTAGAAGTTTTCCCTCTTTTGCACCTAGTTCCTTAGATGCCTGCATTGTTGCAGCAATAGCACCATAGCCACATGCACTAACTTGTTTTTCTTCTAAAACTTTGTAGAATTCATCAATATCCAATCTCAAAATTGGCTCGATTAGTGCTTTATCTTGTTTGTATGCAACATCATTTGGCTCGTAGTGAGTAAAATCTGATGAACCAACAATCATGACTTTATTTTCTTTTGAAATTTTTGCAACTGCTTTTCCCAACGCCACTGTTGTTTTTTTCGTTTGATCAATTAATGATATTGGTAATATCTTAAATGAATTTTGAAATGTTTCTTGCAACATTGGAATCTGTACTTCAATACTGTGCTCTTTTGTATGTGAAAACAAATCCAACTCAACAAAATTTGTTTCATTAACTAGTTCATCAGCCAATTTGGAATCAACAATTACTTCTCCAAGAGGAGTTTCCCAGGTACATTCTTTGATGGATGATACATTGCAACCAAGTCCCCAATGATTGGGTCCAATTATGATAAATGTTTCATATTGATTTGCTGATATTTCATAAACTGAATGACATGCAATTGGTCCAGAATACATGAATCCAGCATGGGGACAAATCATACCGATTATGTTTTTTGATAATGAACTTGGCGGTAAGTTTTTTGGTCCATAGGAATGCAGAAAGCAATCATGAATGGATTTTTTTAATTGATTTTTTTCGCCGGCGTAGAACATTCCGGCTACTGCCGGTGTTCTAACTTGCATCAGTCTAAGGCCTCATCAGAAATTTTGGTCTCAAAGTCATCAATTTCATACTTCATTGATTCATCTTCTTTGAGCTCACCCTTTTCAATTAAAATTTCTCTTGCCAATAACCAGTATACTGTTGCAAGGGCTTTTCTACCTCTGTTGTTTGCAGGAATTACCAAATCCACTTTTGATGTGATATTGTCTGTGTTTGCTACTCCAATCACAGGAATTCCTGCATTGGTAGCTTCTGTAATTGCCTGATCATCTACCTGTGGATCAGAAATTAACAATAATTTTGGTTCAATATAATATGGTAATGATGGATTTGTCAAAGTCCCTGGCATAAATCGTCCTAATTTTGCAGATGCTCCTGTCATTTCACAGAATTTTTCAATTGGCATATTGGCATACTCTCTTCCTGAACAAACGATTACTTTGTCCACTCCAATTCTGTTAATGAATTTTGCAGCTGTCTTGATACGGTCTAATGAAATATCTAAATCAATCATGTAAAGGCCTTCAGGACTGGCTTTAGTGATGAAAGGTTTCATGAATTTGGTTTTAACCTGAGTTCCTACCCTGATTCCTGTGGATAGGATTTTCTTCTTAATATCTTCAGTTTCTGCTTGTTGACTCATATCGATTTTTAAATTTCAGCCATACCGCGTATTAAATCATGCTCTGATAATCTAATTAATTCATTGAGTTTTGATACCCTTTCACCACCTACGACACCTACTTTGAGCATCTTTGACTTGGTAGCGATACCTATATGGGAAATCTGACTATCTGTAGATTCGCCTGATCGATGTGAAGTGATTAATCTAATGTTATTATCATTTGCCTCCTTTGCAAATTCTAGTGCATCATAAAGACTTCCTGCCTGATTAACTTTGAGAATAGCTGCATTGCAAGCTTTTTTCTCAATAGCCTTTTGTAAAATTGATTTGTTAGTTACTGTTAGATCATCACCAGTGACAAGTGTATTTGGAAATCTTTTAGTAATTTCTGACATATCATCAAAAGCTTCTTCATGTACAGCATCTTCTGCGTAAATTAATTTGTATTTTTTAATTATATCTGAAACAAATTCAATTTGTTCTCCGGCAGAATTTTCAAATCCTGACCTATCATAAACATACTTATTTTTTTCTTCTTTCCATTGAGTGGATGATGCAAAATCTACTCCTAGGGATACTTCTTTGCCTAAAGTAAATCCTAAATTTTCACATGCTTTTGCAGACACCTCTAAAGCTTTATCATTATTCATCTTTGGTGCCCAACCACCTTCATCACCTCTACCGTTTGTAAAACCAGGATCTTCTTTCTGCAAAATATTTCTCAATTCTTTATGAACTGCCAAATTAGTATCGATGGATTCTCTTATTGATTTTGCACCTGTCGAGCAGATCAATATTTCTTGAATATCTGGGGTTCCAGGACCTGCATGGGCTCCACCACCAAGTATGTTTCCTAATGGAAATGGAAATTTTAACTCAGTCTTGTCCGCTAGTATCTTGTAGAGTGGCAAGTCAGATGCCTTTGCAGATGCATCCATTGACGCAATGGTTACTGCAAAAGCAGATGCACCTCCAATCTTGGAGTAATATTTTGAATCATCAATTGAACGAATGGTGTCGTGAATGGATTTTAGATCTCCAGAGTCTAGCCCAATAAATTTTCGCTCATTAGAGTTTAGTACTTTTGCACTTTCTTCTGGTCCTCCAGTAGGGAAGCTCTGTGCTTCATACTTTCCAACACTTGCTCCAGATGGTGCGCATACTCTTCCTAAGATTTTATTATCTACAGTAATGTCTACCTCGATAGTTTTACTGCCTCTACTATTGTATAGTACTCTTGCCTTTAATGATGAAATTTTTGACAAGCTATTCTAACTCAGATTGAACTTCTTGGTGTCTTCTCTGAATTGCTTCATAAAATGGAACAATCTGTTGAATTGTTTCCACTGAAGTTAGTAACATTCTTCTGCAGCAATATCTTTTGATATTCAAAGAATCAAGAACTTTGGCAGGATCTTCCCCTGATCTGATTTTAGTTTGATAATCATCAAATTTGTCAGCAATTAGATTTCCACAAGTAAAACATCTGACTGGAACTAACATATTTTCGAAAAGTAACCAAGGATTATAAAAACCCTGCATGAAAATTTCGTTGCGGGTGTCGCCCAGCCTGGCCAAAGGCGCTAGCTTGAGGGGCTAGTCTCTTAGGAGTTCGTGGGTTCAAATCCCATCGCCCGCATATTCATTATCAAAATTATTTCTCGAGTTTTTTTATTGCATTAATTAAATCAGATCTTCGAATTTCTTCTGTAAGAGCTGCTCTTACATCTTCT
This is a stretch of genomic DNA from Thermoproteota archaeon. It encodes these proteins:
- the mvk gene encoding mevalonate kinase, with amino-acid sequence MKSTASAPGKVILFGEHFVVHGTKAILCSIDKRVTVSSEIISDKKIIVKSDLGQISVNSSEPISKIKSSFKPFIFIAKKMMEEFNHNAGISIEINSEIPSGVGLGSSSACCVAAAGSISALFSKLSKEKIVQLSIDAEKTVFERASGADTTISAHGGIIEYDMGEFHPIKSKISFSLVIANSTIIHSTSKVVTKVNEFRKKNNVEFSELCNQESKLIQKAQESIMNNDIVSLGKCMNENQMYLEKIGVSNEKLQAMIAIAERSSFGAKITGAGGGGCIIALVNDSNINETLQNLKQEKYECFTTKIGVEGLNTF
- the amrB gene encoding AmmeMemoRadiSam system protein B, with amino-acid sequence MQVRTPAVAGMFYAGEKNQLKKSIHDCFLHSYGPKNLPPSSLSKNIIGMICPHAGFMYSGPIACHSVYEISANQYETFIIIGPNHWGLGCNVSSIKECTWETPLGEVIVDSKLADELVNETNFVELDLFSHTKEHSIEVQIPMLQETFQNSFKILPISLIDQTKKTTVALGKAVAKISKENKVMIVGSSDFTHYEPNDVAYKQDKALIEPILRLDIDEFYKVLEEKQVSACGYGAIAATMQASKELGAKEGKLLKYATSGDITGEKSSVVGYGSIVFS
- a CDS encoding 30S ribosomal protein S2, yielding MSQQAETEDIKKKILSTGIRVGTQVKTKFMKPFITKASPEGLYMIDLDISLDRIKTAAKFINRIGVDKVIVCSGREYANMPIEKFCEMTGASAKLGRFMPGTLTNPSLPYYIEPKLLLISDPQVDDQAITEATNAGIPVIGVANTDNITSKVDLVIPANNRGRKALATVYWLLAREILIEKGELKEDESMKYEIDDFETKISDEALD
- a CDS encoding enolase gives rise to the protein MSKISSLKARVLYNSRGSKTIEVDITVDNKILGRVCAPSGASVGKYEAQSFPTGGPEESAKVLNSNERKFIGLDSGDLKSIHDTIRSIDDSKYYSKIGGASAFAVTIASMDASAKASDLPLYKILADKTELKFPFPLGNILGGGAHAGPGTPDIQEILICSTGAKSIRESIDTNLAVHKELRNILQKEDPGFTNGRGDEGGWAPKMNNDKALEVSAKACENLGFTLGKEVSLGVDFASSTQWKEEKNKYVYDRSGFENSAGEQIEFVSDIIKKYKLIYAEDAVHEEAFDDMSEITKRFPNTLVTGDDLTVTNKSILQKAIEKKACNAAILKVNQAGSLYDALEFAKEANDNNIRLITSHRSGESTDSQISHIGIATKSKMLKVGVVGGERVSKLNELIRLSEHDLIRGMAEI
- a CDS encoding DNA-directed RNA polymerase subunit N, which produces MLVPVRCFTCGNLIADKFDDYQTKIRSGEDPAKVLDSLNIKRYCCRRMLLTSVETIQQIVPFYEAIQRRHQEVQSELE